One region of Takifugu flavidus isolate HTHZ2018 chromosome 14, ASM371156v2, whole genome shotgun sequence genomic DNA includes:
- the si:ch1073-224n8.1 gene encoding LOW QUALITY PROTEIN: zinc finger protein 90 homolog (The sequence of the model RefSeq protein was modified relative to this genomic sequence to represent the inferred CDS: inserted 1 base in 1 codon), whose product MTSRRSSYAGNMDTSSSTSGSSSIPSGNRKQTIIDRSAMESCYDRKVDKSVYVAPQGSLTVTSLKTRLAPTIQTAMSAAVDTLLGEVVLVLNETQQELLHKEQENERLKVRLEVSERELKTLQDCLCSAQKLIDQLQVSYTGPQSINQSVFAPSMSSMASITQGMDRDHQNARNVNGASVDMGMGAPVEDSLHEFEPRDDYKMCQLSIQPDGSVTNHPLDFGSNTSHMCSDSSRPDDRQSQGTVPRFEIKEEQGAISGSCPPTRKEGLRTDNRVVDGDQSSHSVANISYVQVGSEDSQRSYTQALRHPRAARDCGALQQGDLEGQKHLSRTSGRGRVDSVSPGRAEDAAGPXAPDAASEPSGDRPHHCLECGKTFRLISSLKKHIRIHTGEKPYPCGVCGRRFRESGALKTHLRIHTGEKPYSCSECGNCFRHLDGLRKHRRTHTGEKPYVCAICGKRLSRLQHLKHHQLIHTGERPCCCPFCNRTFKEPAALRKHIRTHREESSHMGIGASDDTDPDAIDDMNNLHPAAPSPQMRFGEWGAEEEDSSVADCV is encoded by the exons CGCAGGGTAGCCTGACGGTAACGTCGTTGAAAACACGTCTCGCTCCGACAATTCAAACCGCGATGTCCGCAGCAGTCGATACTCTTTTGGGAGAAGTGGTTCTTGTGCTTAATGAGACTCAACAAGAGCTGCTGCACAAGGAACAAGAGAACGAGAGACTCAAAGTGCGCCTCGAAGTGTCTGAGAGGGAGCTGAAGACTTTGCAGGACTGTCTGTGCAGCGCTCAGAAGCTCATTGATCAGCTTCAGGTCTCATACACGGGCCCTCAGTCCATCAATCAATCTGTTTTTGCCCCATCTATGTCTTCCATGGCTTCAATAACTCAAGGAATGGATCGTGATCATCAGAATGCCCGAAATGTGAATGGAGCTAGTGTCGATATGGGCATGGGGGCCCCCGTGGAAGATTCCCTCCATGAATTTGAACCAAGAGATGACTACAAAATGTGTCAGCTTTCAATCCAACCTGATGGCTCTGTGACTAATCACCCTTTGGATTTTGGATCCAACACATCCCATATGTGCTCAGATTCCAGCAGACCAG ATGACAGGCAGTCTCAGGGAACTGTGCCCAGGTTTgaaatcaaagaggagcagggagCAATCTCCGGCTCTTGTCCACCCACCAGGAAGGAAGGGTTACGCACTGACAACAGGGTTGTGGACGGGGATCAGTCATCCCACAGTGTGGCTAACATCAGCTACGTTCAGGTTGGGAGCGAGGATTCCCAGCGTTCCTACACTCAAGCTCTGCGTCATCCGCGAGCTGCCAGAGACTGCGGTGCCTTACAACAGGGGGATCTTGAGGGACAGAAGCATTTGTCCCGGACTTCTGGAAGGGGAAGAGTGGACAGTGTTTCACCAGGAAGGGCGGAGGACGCGGCGGGAC CAGCACCCGACGCGGCGAGCGAGCCTTCGGGAGATCGCCCGCACCACTGCCTGGAGTGCGGGAAGACTTTCCGTCTAATTTCCAGCCTCAAAAAACACATCCGCATCCACACCGGAGAGAAACCGTACCCCTGCGGCGTCTGCGGGCGCCGCTTCCGCGAGTCGGGGGCGTTGAAAACTCACCTGCGCATACACACGGGTGAGAAGCCGTACTCCTGCTCCGAGTGTGGGAACTGCTTCCGCCACTTGGACGGTCTGCGCAAGCACAGGCGCACGCACACGGGCGAGAAGCCGTACGTGTGCGCCATCTGCGGGAAGCGCCTGAGCCGCCTGCAGCATCTCAAGCACCACCAGCTCATCCACACGGGGGAACGGCCCTGCTGTTGCCCCTTCTGCAACCGCACCTTCAAGGAGCCGGCGGCGCTGCGGAAGCACATCCGCACGCACCGCGAGGAGAGCAGCCACATGGGCATCGGCGCCAGCGACGACACCGACCCGGACGCCATCGACGACATGAACAATCTCCACCCGGCGGCCCCATCGCCTCAGATGAGGTTCGGGGAGtggggagctgaggaggaggacagctcGGTGGCGGACTGTGTGTAG